The following are encoded in a window of Aerococcus sanguinicola genomic DNA:
- a CDS encoding NAD(P)/FAD-dependent oxidoreductase, with protein sequence METLSSDLIIIGAGPSALFAAFYAGMRQLSVNIIDSLPELGGQPKALYPDKIIYDIPAYPEISGAELIDRLSQQLARFHATTQFSLNQEVLNLENDGEEFVVETSRATYRAKAVIIAAGNGSFSPRKVDLDQLDHYENRGVAYFVSNYTAYAGKNVAICGGGDSALDTALALSDYAKEIYLIHRRDRFRAHEYSVEAARQKDNINFITPYVPTGLEGDGINLSAIHLQKARSDESQRIPVDQVIMAYGFTSSLGEIKNWGLDIEKNKVLVDGHCQTNRPGIFAIGDIAGYPGKTDLIVSGFGEAPTAINAAYHYIYPEKRISPLHSSDLLKEDKNR encoded by the coding sequence ATGGAAACTCTCTCAAGTGATCTGATCATTATTGGTGCTGGGCCTAGTGCCCTTTTTGCGGCTTTCTATGCCGGTATGCGCCAGTTGAGCGTAAATATTATTGATAGCTTGCCTGAATTAGGCGGCCAACCCAAGGCCCTCTACCCCGACAAGATCATCTATGACATCCCTGCCTATCCCGAAATTTCGGGGGCGGAACTCATCGACCGCTTGTCCCAACAGCTGGCCCGCTTCCATGCGACCACCCAATTCAGCCTCAACCAAGAAGTTTTAAATTTAGAAAACGATGGCGAGGAATTTGTCGTCGAAACTAGCCGTGCGACCTATCGCGCTAAGGCAGTCATCATTGCAGCTGGTAATGGCTCTTTCAGCCCTCGCAAGGTTGACCTGGACCAATTAGACCACTACGAAAACCGTGGCGTTGCCTATTTCGTCAGCAATTATACGGCTTATGCGGGCAAGAATGTCGCCATCTGCGGAGGCGGCGACAGTGCCCTCGATACGGCCCTTGCCCTGAGCGACTACGCCAAGGAAATCTATCTGATCCACCGCCGCGACCGCTTCCGGGCCCATGAATACTCCGTTGAAGCCGCCCGGCAAAAGGACAACATTAACTTCATCACCCCCTATGTCCCAACTGGCCTCGAGGGAGACGGCATTAATCTCTCTGCCATCCACTTGCAAAAAGCACGGTCAGATGAAAGCCAACGTATTCCCGTGGACCAAGTCATCATGGCTTATGGCTTTACTTCTTCCCTAGGTGAAATTAAGAATTGGGGATTGGACATCGAAAAGAATAAAGTCCTAGTCGACGGCCACTGTCAAACGAACCGGCCGGGTATCTTTGCTATTGGTGACATTGCAGGCTATCCAGGTAAGACTGACCTGATTGTTTCCGGCTTTGGCGAAGCCCCTACCGCCATCAACGCCGCCTATCACTACATCTATCCAGAAAAACGCATCAGCCCCTTGCACTCCTCTGACTTACTGAAAGAGGACAAAAATAGATAA